Part of the Lutra lutra chromosome 4, mLutLut1.2, whole genome shotgun sequence genome is shown below.
GCCGGTGGGGTGGGAGGCGGTGGGGAGTAGGGGtaaagggagaatcttaagcaggctccagcgtggagcctgacaggacacggggcttgatctcatgaccctgagatgttgtcatgacctgagccaaaatcaagagttggtcgcttaagtgactgagccacccagctaccaaagtgccccaagattttattttttaggtaatctctatacccatcaTGGGGCCCGAACTCATAAGCCCAAGATTAAGAGTACATGCTCTACTGCTGAGCCAGTGGTGCccctaaattttacttttttttttttaaagattttttttatttatttgacagagatcacaagtaggcagagaggcaggcagagaaagagggaggaagggaagcaggctccccgctgagcagacagcccgatgcggggctcgatcccaggaccctgagatcatgacttgagccgaaggcagaggctttaaaccactgagccacccaggcacccctaaattttacttctttaaaacttAACATCTAGTCAGAAAGATGTCCATTTTCAAACCTTAAAAATCCTTTAAGTATTAATATCgcatttgaaaaatcatttatttgaagGTTAGCAAttccttcagttttattttcctttttcctgtgttAAATTCCGTAAAAATTacacaaatactttaaattttttataaacatatatttttatccccaggggtacaggtctgcgaatcgccaggtttacacacttcacagcactcaccacagcacacaccctccccagtgtccataacccccccctcccaacccccctacaCAAATACTTTAAATTAATAATGGCTATTACTATGTAGCTGATTGGGGtgatttttagtttcttcataATATGttactgtattttccaaattttcaatcATACCTATTActtgagaatgagaaaaaaaatgtagtttaaaatatataggaaaaaattaaaatgagataaaaaaatgaattttacaaaCTCTCAAACATAAGGCAACAGTGTCACTGGAGACCTACACATGGGGGGTTGAATGTCCCAGGTGTAGGAGTGACCAGCTCTCTCCACGCTGAATTGCTTCTGGGCTCTCTGGGGCTGCATGCACACTGGGGGGGCCACACGCCCATTCTCACCGTAATTACGCGTAACGCGCCCACTAGCTCTGCCACTAGAAGGCAAGTTCCTCCAGAGCAGAATCCGCCCTGCATTCCTCAGTACAGTGGCCGCCCCAGAGCAGTCACCTGACAGAGGACGGGGGAATGAGTGAACAAACTTCTTTCTTACCTTCCAAGGCATCATCCCCGACTTCTTCATACGTCTGCCAAGAGACCAAAGAAAGGGTGAGAAGCAGTGTGAACTCCTGGCCGAGATGAGGAGGCCTCGCTGTTAGCAAATAGGATGCTTCATCTTTCCCCATTTTTGTCTGAAGCCTAAGCTCACCACTCCCCGCCCCGGGGCTGAGCCGAGCCCCCAGGAGCCTGCGGCCGAAGCCACGGTTACCTGCATGGTGCTCTGCGTGTAGCCGTACTGGGGGTAGCTGTAGCTGTAGCTGCCTGTGTTCTGGTCATAGCCCCACTGGGCGTAGTAGTTCTGGTACTGTTGGTAATACTGGTTGTAGCTGTAACTGTACATCTGACTGTACTCCACTGGCTTCACACGGCTCCTTAGACggagacagaaacaaaaatgaatataggCCAACATTGCCATAGCACTTACTGCGTGCCGGGGGGTATTCAAGTGGTTGTATGCAGATTAACCCACTCAATCCCCACAATAAGCCTATGCAAGAACAGtacatttattcctattttacagatgaggaaacggaagTCCAGACAGCTCACCTAATTTGTCCAAAGCCCCACAGAGATTCAAACTccggcagtctggctccagagcccaggctTTACGCCAggagtttttattgttgttgttgttgttgtgtttttgaagattttatttatttatttgacagacagagatcacaagtaggcagagaggcaggcagagagagaggaggaaataggctccccgtggagcacagagcccgatgtgggacttgatcccaaaactctggaatcatgacctgaactaaaggcagaggctttaacccactgagccacccaggtgccccacgccAGGTTGGGGGGGACAGGGACGGGGATGACACGTGTTTTTCTGCCAGCCACAAAAGCTCAAGTGAACACTGCCTGGAAAATCTGGATTTAGGATGATCCAAGAAGCATTTCAAACTGTAAAATGTCTAATCACCTCTTTCCCACACAAAAAGAAGTGCTCCAGTAGCCTTACCATCATCACTGCAGTCACAGCTACGGTTTACGGAATAGGTACTCAGGACTTGGGCCCACTGTTTTTCAGATACAGGCCCCTATTTTAAGTCCTGCACAACCCTATGACAGAGCTACTGATTATTATTCCCATTACACAGATGAGAATAATGAGACTCTAAAAGGTTAAGTGACTCACCCAAGTCTACACCTAGGACTGGAGCCAAATTTAACTCCAAGACCACGCTCTGAACACCAGACCACTCCACAGAGCATTTGCCCTGACGGATGCAGGACACCCTGCGAGGCTCCTGAATCCTGCAGTCAGCAGTCGGGCCTGAGGCCCAGGCTCAGTGGACAGCTTTTCTTCTCTGGCTGGCATGGCTACCCCAGCCACTGCTAACCAGAGACAGAATTTCAGACCTGCAAAGGATCCGTTGCTttcaaaaaatacacaaaaccatATATGTATGGGTAGACTTATGAGAAAGGCCTGGGGCCTGACCAGCAGCCCTAGATGAGAGTGATCAAAAGAAAACACGGCAGTGTGCTTCTAGAGGCCTCATACTGCGAAGAGCCAGACTCCCAAGCACAGCCGCATGcacaggaggcagaggcttacACCACACCAGCTAGCCTGTCAGCAGAACTGTGACTGTCACATGGCGTGGAACATGCCTGTGTCCTCAGGACTGGTGTATGCTATCTCCAGAGTGAAGCCAGAAAGGAAACCAAGTCATAAGCAGGAGCTGAACCACCACAGCAATGCCTGTCACAGGAACCACAAATTCTCAGTTTGAATGAGCTCTTCACAAGCTCCTTTTGAGTTCAGTGCCTGCATGGTAAGCAGGACTTGGCCAGAGCAGTGAGACACTCCACGTCTGACTGCCTTAGCACCATCTCCTGATGGGTGGCTGGATGGAGTCCAATGGCAGAGACTCCCTCCCCTGGCCCAGTGCAAGGCTGTAAACTGCTAATGGTCTCGCTCATGACTACCCCGCCATGTCCCCAAGGACTCTGCCACCCTCCTGATACATTCATGGAATTAAAGGAAGTCGCTCAGCCTGGGTctgtacatttctgttgtttctctgTACTCCACTCTTGCAGATAAACTCTCAAAGGGACCTCTTACTGCCCTTAACTCCTAGTGCTTGATGGCACCTCCCTAGACACAGGAACCGAATTCTGATAAGGATCAACTGAGAAATGGAACAGAACACGACCTCCTTGCAGAAgggcttttccttctcttgtttaCAGCTACAACTCCAATGTCCAGGCCAGGGCCCAGAGAGCTGTAAGGGCTCAGTCGCCGACTGCATAAATGCTAACACATCAGAAACCACCAACACCATCAACACCAGAAGAACCCGGGACGGAATACATGCTCAAGATACCTGCAGCTGCCCAACGCTGCGAGGAGGACTGTACAGCTATAAGGGAAGGGGAATGTGTCTATGAAGagaacttggggggggggggcggtggggagactGAGACTataatcaaaaataaagaaatcaatctACCACATGTAAACTGATCCacactgagtgtgtgtgtatttatttatttatttatttatttatttatttatttatttatttttaaagattttatttatttatttgtcagggacagagggagagagagcgagcgagcacaggcagacagagaggcaggcagaggcagagggagaagcaggctccctgccaagcaaggagcccgatgtgggactcgatcccaggatactgggatcatgacctgagccgaaggcagccgcttaaccaactgagccacccaggcgtcccctgagtGTGTATTTATGTCTGTGTATCACGGATGTCTACAGAGAAGCTTAGAAGTCAGAAATCATAGTCACTTTAGGATAATGAGGAAacctcttttaaatattttctctggggcacctgggtggctcagtggcttgagccgctgcctttggctcaggtcatgatctcagggccctgggatcgagtcccgcatccggctctctgctcagcggggtgcctgcttccctctctctctctctctctctgcctgcctctccatctacttgtgatctctctccgtcaaatcaataaataaaatctttaaaaaaaaataaatattttctctgatgtttttATATAGTagaatttattactatttttttttaaagattttatttattgatttgacagagagagatcacaagtagacagagaggcaggcagagagagagagagagagagagagagggaagcaggctccccgctgagcagagagcccgatgcgggactcgatcccaggaccctgagatcacgacctgagccgaaggcagcggcttaacccactgagccacccaggcgcccctactatttttttttttttttaaagtttatttgagagagagtgagagagcacacaagcagggggaggggcagagggagaagcatgcttcctgctgagcagggagcctgactggggcccaatcccaggatcccaagattatgacctgagtggaaggcagacacctaactgactgagggCACCCAGGCGCGCCTCTAtagtagagttttttttttgtttaaagattttatttatttatttgacagagagaaatcacaagcaggcaatccctgctgagcagaaagcccgatgtggggcttgaacccaggacctgggatcatgacctgagccgaaggcagcggcttaacccactgagccacccaggccccccctaTAGTAGAGTTTAGAACAAATAAccgtttggggggggggggcggaaccACTCAGGCTGATCTTCCAGGTATTAAACACAGTTAAACAGCAAAGAACCTCCAAATCTTTTGCTGCTTTGAAAAACCTAGCTCTCTGGAAGTTCTGCCCTCAGAACGCAGTCACTCTTCTACCCCTGGCATGGAGTCTATCTGCCTCGGCACTGTGGACCCGGGCGCACGGCAGACAGGTGCCGTCTGGGGCCATCCTGTACAGGATGGCGTGCTCACAGCTCTCCCGTCTCCACTCACGGGatgcccaccccacctccccacccaagCTGTGACAACCAAGATTATCTCCAGGTGTTGCCAACGTCCCCTGTGGGATAAAACTGTCcctagttgagaaccactgctttggCCAAAGGATAGAAGATTCTGTGCAGACTACAGCTGTCTTCTGAGTGAGAGACTTTGGAGCCGTAAGGGAAGAAGGGCTTTCTGACTGGCATGGCAGGTAGAATGATATATGCAATATTCTGTAGTGTTTGGATCTTTAACTCTTAGTCATTCCCAACTGTTAGCCATTCCCACAGCTAAaattgggtgttttttgttttgttttgttttgacttctGCTCAATTCTTATTCATTCTGTGGGTTAATTTCTAACAGTGATACTACCGGGCAAAGAGCAGGAACATTAAGTACGCAGGACATGCTGCTTTCCCAGGACTGCTACCAGCAATGTCTGAATGAATCTGCCCTCGCAGGTTGTAGCTCTGCCCCAGCCACAAGCTTCTGGAGGCGCCGGGTCACGCTCATTCATCTGCAGCACCCAGCACGCTGCCTGGCAAGCAGCAGGCCCCCCTCCACcgtaccccccctcccccagcaggcgGAAGCTACAATTATCAACAAGCAGAGAAGGAGCGTGGGTAGGGGTGAAGGGCAGCAGTCCAGAGGGCAGCCACCTCCCTGCCCGCGCAGGACTCACGCTTTGGGGATTGCCACACTCAGCCGcacaggttttgatcccaggCCAACTGCTCCCTGGCACTCAGTCAGAGCTCGCTTCTGTTCCAGTTCATCGGTGAATTTCACAAAACCATAGCCCCTgcagaaaacaaaagcatattCCCCATTTAGATCACAAATGTGATGAAAGATAGAGTCTAAGAATGGAAGAGGGGGTGAGCCTATCCAGCTCTACAGGAAGGGATGAGGGCCCCAACAATAGAGGTAGGCTGCAGAGCAAGGTGAAACTCTGGCCCAGCAGGAGCCCAAGTCCGGAGGAATCCCCTCCAGGCCTTCACTGATGGGGCTCCTTCCCAGTGGCTTCCTTCCCAATCTACTGGAAATCCtcttaccaccaccatcattatgGTAGCAGTGGTGGGAATAACAGCTGTGGTTCACTGAGCAAATATTTACGTCTGCCCTATACACCAGGTATCACGTTAGGCAATGGGGCTCAGCAGTCACAAGCAGACAAGGTTCTTGCTCTGCTgaactcatatatattttttaagattttatttatttgagagagagaacacatacaCACGAGAGTGGGGGAGGCgcggagggggaaggagaggaagaaggaaagaatctcaaccagactttgcactgagcccagagccccacgtggagcttgatcccatgaccctgagatcttgacctgagccaaaccaagagtctatcgaaaccaagagtcagacgcctaaccgactgagccacccacgtaccccagGACTCATATTCTACTTGGGAATGACAGCTGGTATTTCATGAGCCCTTATTATTTCCTAGGCACTATGCTAAGCATTTCCCCAGGATTATCTAATCAAACTGCTCCATGATTCAATAATGGTAGTGTCCCCATTTTACTGAGGAGGAAACCAAGTTCAGAGGGATTCAATAACTTGCCCAGCATCATTGCAGaagcaggattcaaacccaggcctggGGCTTATAACTCAAGCTTGTGCTTGTAACTATTACTCTGATCAAAAATAAGCCTTTCTTGGGGATTTTCTACCTTTGAAGTAACAATAATAGATAAAATGGCAAGCACCTATCGAGCATATCCTACAGCTTTATTTATAGCATATCATGTCACTGGTAGGTCAGGCCTGGGAGCAGACCCTCTTAATCAGCATCTGTTGTACTGAGGAAATCGGGTGAGCGACTGGGCCAGTCTGGGAGTCAGGCTGCACAgcacagtctggctccagagcctgggCTCTTCCCCACTGTGCCACATGGCCTCACTCTATCAGCCCCATCTCTGAGACAAATGCTGGAACATGGTGGCCATCAGTCATAGGTAAGGCCTTACTTCGACACGCCCGTCTGGTCCAAAACCACCTTGCCTCCCCGACAGGAGGGGTAGACTTTGACGAAGAATTCATACAGCATGCCATCATCCACATCTGGGGTCAGGTCCCCCACAAAGAGGGAGTACTCAGGGCTGAGAGGAGAGAACAAGATTCAGAGACAGACACCAAAAGCTTTGTTCTAACAAGCTCTTTTGGCCCATTCTAGGTAAACCTCTTCTGGGTCTTCGTGGGGAACAGAACATCTGATGGGTCCTTAGCCAGGTCCTAATTTGTGGTGCCTGGCAGTCCTGGCAGAGAGTTATGGAAGCAGCCCCTGTTCTAGGGGCCTTATCCACTGAACAAAGCCTGTCTGGCTTCGAAGTATAGGAGTACAGGTTGCGGGGCCTGGTCAGAGGTGCTCAAAAGAGAAATCTAGACACACTGTATTCGctgcaaatatttttgtaagtaatctctatgtccaatgtggggctcaaactcatgaccctaagatcaagagtcacatgccctacctactaagccagccaggagcccctcactccaatttttaattcaaatggtGAAGATGGAGAATGCGAGCTGGCCCTTATCTCCTAAGACTAAAAGCAGGGCTAAAATGAAATCTGCCAACTTTTAGAACatgggtcagcaaactttttctatagaAGGccaaatagtaaaaattttaagtttggtAAGGCACCTAtggtttctgttgctttttctgttttcataatcCTTTGAAAGcgtaaaaaccatttttagctcATGGGTGATGTAAGTCAGGTCACATTTTGTCAACCTCTGTTctagaaaaactatttaaaaataaatcaaacaagCATACTCATAATTTTCTTagttcaattagcaataatcgcgcctcggataaacctcattggctacgatactgccactgcgcaaagcttagTTCAAGTATGATACATATTTCTTGTTTAAATCAGAatacacaaaaagacaaacaa
Proteins encoded:
- the TRNAU1AP gene encoding tRNA selenocysteine 1-associated protein 1 isoform X1; amino-acid sequence: MAASLWMGDLEPYMDENFISRAFATMGETVMSVKIIRNRLTGIPAGYCFVEFADLATAEKCLHKINGKPLPGATPAKRFKLNYATYGKQPDNSPEYSLFVGDLTPDVDDGMLYEFFVKVYPSCRGGKVVLDQTGVSKGYGFVKFTDELEQKRALTECQGAVGLGSKPVRLSVAIPKASRVKPVEYSQMYSYSYNQYYQQYQNYYAQWGYDQNTGSYSYSYPQYGYTQSTMQTYEEVGDDALEDPMPQLDVMEANKEFMEQSEELYDALMDCHWQPLDTVSSEIPAMI